In the genome of Vicia villosa cultivar HV-30 ecotype Madison, WI linkage group LG7, Vvil1.0, whole genome shotgun sequence, one region contains:
- the LOC131617211 gene encoding cytosolic sulfotransferase 12-like, which yields MEKLCDENTLVPKYLQEYDLGEECKELLATLPLEKGWITTHLHQYQGFWFAPKSLQGALSCQKHFQALDTDILLVTCPKSGTTWLKALTFALINRNKYPNIHNNHPLLTTNPHDLVPFWEIGLYYNKDCVPNLKTLSPPRIFSTHLSYESLPKSVKDSTCKVVYLCRDPKDAFVSYWHFINKLRSKQSGKLPLQEAFESFCRGVNPFGPFWEHVLGYWKKSLEGSNKVMFLKYEEMKMKPYFYLKEIAKFLQCPFSKEEESKGVVDDILNLCSFEKLSNLEVNKTGKMSYDIENKSFFRLGQVGDWKNLLTTEMIEHINTITEKKLAKHGLSF from the coding sequence ATGGAAAAATTATGTGATGAAAACACTCTTGTACCAAAATACTTGCAAGAATATGACTTAGGTGAAGAATGCAAGGAGTTGTTAGCCACATTGCCATTAGAAAAAGGTTGGATTACAACTCACTTACATCAATATCAAGGATTTTGGTTTGCTCCAAAGAGTCTCCAAGGTGCTTTATCTTGTCAAAAGCACTTTCAAGCCCTTGACACTGATATTCTCTTAGTCACTTGTCCTAAATCAGGTACCACTTGGCTCAAAGCATTGACTTTTGCTTTGATAAACCGCAACAAATATCCAAATATTCATAACAACCATCCTTTGCTCACGACAAACCCACATGATCTTGTTCCCTTTTGGGAGATTGGCCTTTACTATAACAAAGATTGTGTCCCTAATCTTAAAACATTATCTCCTCCAAGAATCTTTTCTACTCATCTATCTTATGAATCATTACCAAAATCAGTGAAAGACTCAACTTGCAAAGTGGTGTATCTATGTAGAGATCCTAAAGACGCTTTTGTTTCATATTGGCATTTCATAAACAAACTTAGATCCAAACAAAGTGGAAAACTTCCATTACAAGAGGCTTTTGAGAGTTTTTGTAGAGGAGTGAATCCTTTTGGACCTTTTTGGGAGCATGTATTAGGATATTGGAAGAAAAGCTTGGAAGGTTCAAATAAGGTTATGTTCTTGAAATATGAAGAAATGAAAATGAAGCCCtatttttatttgaaagaaaTTGCTAAGTTTTTGCAGTGTCCATtttccaaagaagaagaatctAAAGGTGTGGTTGatgatattttaaatttgtgtagcTTTGAGAAGTTGAGTAACTTGGAAGTTAACAAGACTGGAAAAATGTCTTATGATATTGAAAACAAATCTTTTTTCCGTCTTGGTCAAGTTGGAGATTGGAAGAATCTTCTTACAACCGAAATGATTGAGCATATAAACACCATCACAGAAAAGAAATTGGCTAAACATGGGTTGAGTTTTTAG